TTTTGGAATTTAGAACTCCCAGTAGGACACAGGATATATGCTGTCAGACACTACCGGTAACTGATACAATATACCgaatacaaaacataataatgataatgtataCATTGCACGGGATGTACAGTCGGTGTGTTTAAACTGTTCGCATTGGAACCAAAGGTGTAATTGTTGGCAGGTTAGTACAATACAGTAGATAACGTGTATAGTTTTCCAGCACGTTTTATTTCCCGTGAAGAGAAGAGTCTTTGTTTGCATCAGGACCATGTTCGGGAAACCGTCTGGCTACCAGGCTCTGCCACAGCGCGACAGCGTGTTTCAGTCTAACGCCGGGCTTTATGTATCTGCTGAGAATTTCATCCAGTACAGCCATGCAGGCCATTCATTCGATTATGTCCCAAAAATCACTGAGAACGATTTTACAGGTAAGAAAGAGCGTACATGATGGTTGTACACCCGTGATTATACAGTATGCATACTCAGTGATGCAAGTTGCTTTTGTCAAGGATGTGTCTGCTTATCAGCTAAATCCTTCCATGTCTTATACAAAAGACATGACTATTGAGTGCCACatgatgtgttttcatttataagTTCTACGGTAAAATGATGTTTAGTTGACCAACTTTTCGGCTTGAGCCTTCAATGTAATACGCAAGCCTTTCTCTACTTGATTTCATGTAATGGTATATGCTTACCCGTCAAAAGACAGATTTTACTACCAGTAGGATTTTACCAGTATTTGCACAGACGATATTAGTATAACTGCCCTTTCTTTAAACTGAAAAAGGGCAGTACAATATAAGTGTCTCTGTTCAGCCCTGATGGTGATAAACTTTAATTTTTGGTTTCTGACATGCAGTAAaatttataataacaaaaaactgttATTACTGTTTCTAGTctcactgtaaatacaataatatgCCACTAGTGATTGCAAAAAACCAAGAGTATTGTTTCCAAACAGACAGATCACAAGGCTGGGTGTCTTGGATGTGCCACATGATCATCATATTTCTTGTATTCCTGTTTACCTTCATAACTTTCCCTGTGTCAGGTTGGTTCATACTCAAGGTAAGTAGTTCATTAGGTTTAGCTTTTTTCAAAAGTGATATTGCACCATTTTGTTTGCAAATGATGGGGGATGGGGGCACACAACTGTTATAAAACTTCAACTTTGATGCACATAAGATATCCAAAATTATCATTCTATgaattgttttgcttatttttcaaaCATTAGTTACAGACTATATTAAGCCCAGTTTGCCCTTAAGATCATTTTGTCAGTTCCTTTTCATTTTGAAGACATCCGAAGATCTCCCTTCAGTCTATTAACCATTAACACAGGGAGTGCAGACCTGTAAAGGAGTCTAGGAAAACAGCAGACTGCTAGTGCAGTCCAAGAGAAACAACCCACTTTATACAGAAGACCAGTTAATCACTTCTAGTCTTGGGTATGCCCCTAtataattttttgggggggtgttTGCTAGAAGAGCTGGATTTTGTTGTCTGCCCAATTAATCAGTTCAGTTTTTGTTCTTcctattgttttgtgttctgtttactTTAGGTTTGATGTACTGGTTTAATTTAGGTTTCTATGTGGGGACATTCGCCTAAATATATCAGTGACTGCATCACAGCTCTTTATTACAGCCCTCTCGTTCTGCTTTTTTCAGGTTGTCCCCAATTATGAGAGGATCGTTGTATTTCGACTGGGCAGGATTCGCCCCCCAAAGGGACCTGGAGTTGTTTTGGTCCTGCCATTTATTGATCTGTGGCAGAAGGTAGACCTCCGGACAAAAGCGTTCAATATCCCACCTTGCAAGGTAAGAAATCACAGGTGACTGTAAAGCATGTTGCGGTCTTGGTCACGGTGGCCAACTTGTCACTGTGTTCTTGGCTGTGATTAATTGGAGTGTTTAACCTTATAGAGAATACAATATTGGATAAGCACAAAAATGCTGTATGACAGCAGCTATACTGTGGGTTGAATTGACTCGTATCTTTATTCCAAAGGTGACAACCAAAGATGGCGGAGTGATCTCCATTGGCGCAGATATCCAGTTCCGCATCTGGAATCCTGTGATGTCAGTAGTGGCAGTCCAGGACATAAACACTTCAACCAGGCTCACTGCACAGAATGCCATGACCCACAATCTCATTAAAAAAAGCCTGAGAGAGATTCAGATGGAAAAGAACAGGCTGGGGGAGAAGTTAGGGGTGAGATATTGTTTTGCCAGGCATAAGAATTTCATTTGAATTTGGAGATACAGGGGAGCATTCAGTTGTCGTAGACTCTTTAGAGGACTGTACACTTCAGTGTATTTCATGATGGAATTATTGATACAAATTACAGTGACGAGGAAAAGAACAATATTCAGATGAGAACCTTGAAGTTATCCTGTAATTTCTTCTACTTGGGATCACTTTTTTGAAAGCTTGAGCTTTGAAAGCCTTGATGCTGCTATTGGACattgcaatattattttcttctgctgaatatcttttctttctttctcgctTTGTTTTTTGCATAAATATAATACCTATAGATTAAAAGGATATACTGCACATTCCTGCTTCCAATCACTACATGCACTGTAGCGCAGTCTATTTTCAGTAGTCCATGATACACttaaaacacagtgatatgaggaAAAGTAATAATATTGCTAATGCTAAGAACAAGccaataaagtgtttttaaaaaaataaaacaattgtgagCCATGGGTAACACTTATTTAGTGGCAGTGTGACAAAAGCTCACCGAGCAAATAGGTTGTAATTCCAgatgtgtgtctgtgttccaCATTACACAATTGCTGAAgagttttatttaaatcaaactaACCCTGTGCTCTGTTTTGTGTAGGTGGAGATCAATGACAAGACCCGGCCCTGGGGGCTGGAGGTGGACCGTGTGGAGCTGACTTTAGAGTCTGTGTTGAAGCCTCCTGATGACTCGTTCTCTGGGCCCCTGATTATGCCACCCTCTATCCCCGGATTGGAGGGGCTCAGCGGGCCCATCCAGCAGCTGGCCATGCATTTTCTTGGCAATGGCAGTGGCGGCAATGGCAGCAGCTCAGAAACTTGTCATAGCAAAGGTGAGACTTGTGAGACCTCTTAAATGTGTTTTGGTCCTTAAGATGCACTGCATGCAAACTTTACAAAGAGTCCACAGTCACTGTCTATACAGCTATACGTTGTATATATCTTGACACACCGTAGCTGCTTCACTGGCAACTGAATCCTTTATTTTGTAATGGTTTAGAAGATGTGGTTTGGATACGCTCACAAAACTAATACCAAGCAACCGacgtaataacagtttgtatatGCTTCATATATTTCAAAGTCATAAATGTGTGGAATGAACTGGGTGATGACGTTACAGCTAAAACACTGGGActaaggaaaaaaaagatatactacTCTGGGATAAACAGTATGCTTGCAAGACACAGGCCTCAGTAAACAGATTGGTGTGTTTCTCGTGTTCCTGATGTCATTCCTTTTCCTGCTTCAGGAGACAGTGTTTCCATGGTGAATGAGAAAGTTCCTGCTACCCCGCTGGCTGAGGCACGCCTGAGTGCCGATGAGCTCCTGTCTGCTGTGGAGCTGCTGCTCTCTGAGAAGCTGGTTAGCCAGGTGGGAGCGTGCTTCCAGTTCCACATCGCTCTTCGCAACGGAACTTACAAGACATATTTTGTTGACCTAAGCAAGGGTAAGCTTTCTGGTTTGATTTGTAATTTTTTACTTGCATTTATGGATAATTGACAACAAATTGAAGTCAAACCTTAAATATATCACTGTTAGTAGTGTCAGTATTTACttgtaaattatttctttaaaaaacatttggccAGTGGGCTGTGAATTTGTTGCGGAAACTGCAACTTTTAACACAGACCACAACTTTTTATAGTTGCCGCAACTTTTAATGTGACTACAAAGTTTCTATTATATATGTAATTTCATTGCAAAATAATAGTGAAAagtaaactgaaacagaaaaggtgTCACTCTCACATTGTCTTTTGCTTGGGGGTGGGGATTGGTATGCTTCTTTCCTGTCGCTATGGTTAGCAATGGGATAGAAGACTGTGGGCCataatgcatgtactgtagtgTACTTACTGTTGAATTTTGTGACCGAAGGTTTATTGCAgttttgcaaatactgtagtgGCTGTTCAGTTTTGTGAGTGAGATTTTACTGttatgcaagtactgtatgttatgcgtCATTATTGTTCTCTATTTATTTTGCTGTCCATTCTGTAGGTGCTGGTAAAGCTGGCCATGGAATACCCGATCAGAACCCTGATGTTGTGTTTCAAATGACAGAGGAGGATCTCCTGGCAATGTTCGAGGGCACCCTTCGACCATTTGGGGCCTATACCAGTGGGCAGCTGAAGCTCCATGGAGACCTGAAAACTGCCATGAAGCTTGAGGAAGTCATTAAAGTGATGAGGCAGCAGTGATTCCTTCATCAAGATGTGAGCAGATTACTGAAGAAAGCAACCCCACATCATTATTTCAAACAATTTCGAAATCGAGAATTGCAGTTTCTGGCTGCTATGTAAAGCAGTTTCTCACACTGATGGTATCTGAGGTGGAGCTGATTTGGTTGGAGAATAATAACAGGGTTGTGTTGTCACTGTGTTTTGAGCAAAGGGTTTGGAGTAAGGGTATCCTGGTTTGGATCCTGCCTTGACCATTCATTTTGCTGGTGTGTGATGGTGCGTCCTTTGTCCTCCTACCTACCctatctgaaaatgtttttttcaatttaagaatttcttctgtatttttgttttgtcccTGGTGACAGGTTTATAGTGGAGGCATGTGAACATGTTTTACTCTGATACTTTGAACTGCAAATTGCACTGAAACCTCTTTTAGGTATTCCCAAGCACACATTCTTAAGGGTTCTGAATCTAGGTCATGGTGACTGCAGTCTATCCTCTAATTAGTGTGAAAATGAAGGTTAAGTCTTAATAACCAGCTGTCCAACTTGAATTAAACTTTGCATTAATATTACCTACAGAAAGTTATTGATTATACTGTATGTCATAAAGACCCTACTTTTACATGACAGCTGATACCTAAAATTACCAGA
This window of the Polyodon spathula isolate WHYD16114869_AA chromosome 24, ASM1765450v1, whole genome shotgun sequence genome carries:
- the stoml1 gene encoding stomatin-like protein 1 — translated: MTRTMFGKPSGYQALPQRDSVFQSNAGLYVSAENFIQYSHAGHSFDYVPKITENDFTDRSQGWVSWMCHMIIIFLVFLFTFITFPVSGWFILKVVPNYERIVVFRLGRIRPPKGPGVVLVLPFIDLWQKVDLRTKAFNIPPCKVTTKDGGVISIGADIQFRIWNPVMSVVAVQDINTSTRLTAQNAMTHNLIKKSLREIQMEKNRLGEKLGVEINDKTRPWGLEVDRVELTLESVLKPPDDSFSGPLIMPPSIPGLEGLSGPIQQLAMHFLGNGSGGNGSSSETCHSKGDSVSMVNEKVPATPLAEARLSADELLSAVELLLSEKLVSQVGACFQFHIALRNGTYKTYFVDLSKGAGKAGHGIPDQNPDVVFQMTEEDLLAMFEGTLRPFGAYTSGQLKLHGDLKTAMKLEEVIKVMRQQ